A single genomic interval of Stieleria maiorica harbors:
- a CDS encoding TraB/GumN family protein, with protein sequence MRLILFAFIVIIALANVLLESAVSVAQSTTADAPAGEAKAPSEDASDESYLRIKKDENGRKVALQTAIVRFHGKPGTRYDGAIVDLVGVVHIGEKAYYQDLNQRLSKYDSVLYELVAPDGTRIRPEDLKKRRSLVASMQTGMKDMLELEYQLELVDYMAENFRHADMSPEEFSEDLQRRGDSVLKMIARMMGAGLATQSKNGGDLGVLMALFSDDRSTAMKNAMATQLIDMEAVTVGLNDANGENTLIKGRNAKAFQVLREELAAGKETLAVFYGAGHLADMAERLEKDFGMKAGKTTWLNAWDLAGN encoded by the coding sequence ATGCGTTTGATCCTCTTCGCCTTCATCGTCATCATCGCGCTGGCCAACGTGCTGCTCGAGTCGGCGGTCAGTGTGGCCCAGTCGACGACGGCGGATGCCCCGGCGGGCGAGGCGAAAGCGCCCTCCGAGGACGCGTCCGACGAGTCCTACCTGCGGATCAAGAAAGATGAGAACGGTAGAAAAGTCGCGTTGCAAACCGCGATTGTTCGGTTTCACGGCAAGCCCGGCACACGTTACGACGGTGCCATCGTGGATCTGGTCGGCGTCGTCCACATCGGCGAAAAAGCGTATTACCAAGATCTGAACCAGCGGCTGTCGAAGTACGATTCGGTGCTGTACGAGCTGGTCGCCCCCGACGGCACGCGGATTCGTCCGGAGGATTTGAAGAAACGCCGGTCACTGGTCGCTTCGATGCAAACCGGCATGAAGGACATGCTGGAACTGGAATACCAGTTGGAACTGGTCGACTACATGGCCGAAAATTTTCGACATGCGGACATGAGCCCCGAGGAGTTCAGCGAAGATCTGCAGCGACGCGGCGATAGCGTGTTGAAGATGATCGCGCGGATGATGGGCGCCGGCTTGGCGACGCAATCGAAAAACGGCGGCGACTTGGGCGTGTTGATGGCACTGTTCAGCGACGACCGCTCGACCGCGATGAAAAACGCCATGGCCACCCAGTTGATCGACATGGAAGCGGTGACCGTTGGGCTGAATGACGCCAACGGCGAGAACACGCTGATCAAGGGACGCAACGCAAAGGCGTTCCAAGTGCTTCGCGAAGAGCTAGCTGCCGGCAAGGAAACGCTGGCCGTGTTCTATGGTGCCGGGCACTTGGCCGACATGGCCGAACGACTGGAAAAGGATTTCGGCATGAAGGCCGGCAAGACGACTTGGTTAAATGCTTGGGACCTGGCCGGCAATTGA
- a CDS encoding lysophospholipid acyltransferase family protein, whose amino-acid sequence MNRVLPFLVTGLIRLLRATCRVNAINDSRDRLRADGQPYVYAGLHGHQIAMVILAEEKEGAGAMVSRSKDGDLIARTLNKLGVIPIRGSGGARRKGGMTALRAMVNHVCSGKPACLAVDGPKGPRGVVNPGIAMLSQKTGAPVLPMSLVPRRRIVLSRTWDRTQIPLPFCRIDGVFGDPMYPRDGESVAEFTRRIQDALLRMEAEYDPKEAAIAHASIPQESATKQAA is encoded by the coding sequence ATGAATCGAGTGCTGCCCTTCTTGGTGACGGGATTAATCCGACTGTTGCGCGCCACCTGTCGCGTCAACGCGATCAACGATTCACGAGACCGCTTGCGCGCCGACGGCCAGCCGTATGTTTACGCCGGCTTGCATGGGCACCAGATTGCGATGGTCATCCTGGCCGAAGAGAAAGAGGGCGCCGGCGCGATGGTTTCGCGCAGCAAGGACGGCGACCTGATCGCTCGGACGCTCAACAAGCTCGGGGTGATTCCGATTCGCGGCAGTGGTGGTGCCCGCCGCAAGGGTGGCATGACGGCGCTGCGAGCGATGGTCAATCATGTCTGCAGCGGCAAACCGGCTTGCTTGGCCGTCGACGGGCCCAAAGGACCGCGCGGGGTCGTCAATCCCGGAATCGCGATGCTGTCGCAAAAGACGGGTGCCCCGGTGCTGCCGATGTCGCTCGTCCCCCGACGCCGGATCGTGCTGTCGCGAACCTGGGACCGCACGCAAATCCCGCTTCCGTTTTGCCGCATCGACGGCGTGTTCGGCGACCCGATGTACCCGCGCGACGGAGAGTCGGTTGCGGAGTTCACACGGCGCATCCAGGACGCGTTGTTGCGGATGGAGGCCGAGTACGATCCGAAGGAAGCAGCGATCGCTCATGCCTCGATCCCGCAAGAATCAGCGACGAAGCAGGCGGCTTAA